A DNA window from Sporosarcina sp. ANT_H38 contains the following coding sequences:
- the queC gene encoding 7-cyano-7-deazaguanine synthase QueC codes for MKNEKAVVVFSGGQDSTTCLFWALKNFGEVATVTFDYGQRHSEEIECARKIADELGVSFKVLDMNLINQLSANALTRDDIEVKEVEGELPSTFVPGRNHLFLSFAAVYADAIGARHLITGVSETDFSGYPDCRDTFIKSLNVTLNLAMDGRFVIHTPLMWLDKSEVWALSDELGAFNFVQDNTLTCYNGIPSTGCGECPACVLRNDGLATYLAKKSVGAPE; via the coding sequence ATGAAAAACGAAAAAGCAGTTGTCGTCTTTAGCGGCGGCCAGGACAGTACGACTTGCCTATTTTGGGCACTGAAGAATTTTGGTGAAGTTGCGACGGTGACGTTTGACTATGGTCAAAGACATTCGGAGGAAATTGAGTGTGCTAGAAAAATTGCAGATGAGCTCGGTGTATCATTTAAAGTGTTGGATATGAATTTAATCAACCAGCTGTCAGCAAACGCCTTGACGCGAGATGATATCGAAGTTAAGGAAGTAGAAGGCGAATTGCCGTCGACTTTCGTTCCTGGTAGAAATCATTTATTCCTGTCATTTGCTGCTGTTTATGCAGATGCGATTGGTGCTAGGCACTTAATCACAGGTGTGAGTGAAACGGATTTCAGCGGTTATCCTGATTGCCGTGATACTTTTATAAAGTCTTTGAATGTCACACTAAATTTAGCGATGGACGGACGTTTCGTTATCCATACGCCATTAATGTGGCTTGATAAATCAGAAGTATGGGCATTGTCTGATGAACTTGGTGCGTTCAACTTTGTACAGGACAATACACTGACTTGTTACAACGGAATTCCAAGTACGGGTTGCGGAGAATGCCCTGCCTGTGTGTTAAGGAATGATGGGCTCGCTACTTATTTAGCCAAAAAGTCTGTAGGTGCCCCTGAATGA
- a CDS encoding DUF1801 domain-containing protein gives MYEQKTKETDDNVIEFIEQVESLKKREDAYRLLDLFHEATGFEAKMWGPSIIGFGSYHYVYKTGHEGDAPLVRFSPRKAKISLYFAPGDTKREELLARFGKHTSGKACVYINKVDDIDIGVFKELITQSVAFTQNQYPGK, from the coding sequence ATGTATGAACAAAAAACAAAAGAAACAGACGATAACGTTATCGAATTTATAGAACAGGTTGAGAGTCTTAAAAAACGTGAAGATGCTTACAGATTACTCGATCTATTTCATGAAGCAACAGGTTTTGAAGCCAAAATGTGGGGACCAAGCATTATTGGATTTGGTTCGTATCATTATGTTTATAAAACGGGTCATGAAGGTGACGCGCCACTCGTCCGCTTTTCTCCGCGAAAAGCAAAAATCAGTCTATATTTTGCGCCGGGTGATACCAAACGTGAAGAGCTGCTAGCCAGATTTGGTAAGCATACGTCTGGGAAAGCATGTGTGTATATTAACAAAGTAGACGATATCGATATCGGCGTATTTAAAGAACTAATCACCCAATCAGTTGCATTCACACAGAACCAATATCCCGGAAAATAA
- a CDS encoding SRPBCC family protein has product MKWKEERQIDAPIEVVWALFEEEQAARIMPKVIENRWIVKKTDMRGSTYNQTYQEGKRKETYVVEITEFEDTANRKHKHIQFQLARTFEMKLAFTLEKASEHKTKFIYSGSNRGINFVGRAMLKLGSRKNGNQVIHDFMDRVEKEATQDRT; this is encoded by the coding sequence ATGAAATGGAAAGAAGAACGACAAATTGATGCACCAATTGAAGTGGTATGGGCCCTATTTGAAGAGGAGCAGGCCGCACGCATTATGCCGAAAGTAATAGAAAATCGTTGGATTGTTAAAAAAACTGATATGAGGGGTTCAACCTATAACCAAACTTATCAAGAAGGAAAACGGAAAGAAACATATGTAGTGGAAATTACTGAATTCGAAGACACAGCAAATCGTAAACATAAGCACATTCAATTTCAGCTTGCACGCACATTTGAAATGAAATTAGCATTTACATTGGAAAAAGCTAGTGAACACAAGACTAAATTTATTTATTCTGGCTCTAATCGAGGGATTAATTTTGTGGGACGTGCGATGCTAAAACTGGGTAGTCGAAAAAACGGCAATCAAGTGATTCATGATTTTATGGACCGAGTGGAAAAAGAGGCAACGCAAGACCGTACATAA
- a CDS encoding dicarboxylate/amino acid:cation symporter gives MKSLWGKYKKIPFVVKITTGFILGAIVGIVFGTNVGFLNPLGTLLLNLLSLVALPVIFLTVVLAVNQMNVTQLGRIGGKLVLYYMATTAAAVLIGLSLALWFAPGNNMTLPNVTVDKPIMPHFSDVLLQIVPKNIFAAFTAGDLMAILFVAVIIGMAISTMKFSTDKQMMEYGALIDKMFTALNIMFYKILSGVLLYAPIGIFAISATAFGSQGLETFKALLTFTAVFYLGLLILWVFVYTSFLKLSGTPIVNFFKQTKDAYTTAFFTSSSIASLPIAIEATKRAGISEKTANFALPLGAVFNSDGGALRMGVSIVFAANITNLNLSVSDFFMIIVIGTLLSIGTAGVPAAGLITLSAVLTMFGLPLEVVALIAGVDAIIGMGGTATNVVGDMVGAAVVDRTERKKPA, from the coding sequence TTGAAATCTTTATGGGGAAAATATAAAAAAATTCCTTTTGTCGTGAAAATAACTACCGGTTTTATCCTCGGTGCGATTGTTGGCATCGTCTTCGGGACTAACGTCGGTTTTCTTAATCCATTAGGCACTTTGCTATTAAATCTATTAAGCCTGGTTGCTCTACCAGTCATTTTTCTCACAGTTGTCTTAGCGGTGAATCAAATGAATGTTACACAACTGGGTCGGATTGGTGGCAAACTGGTCCTCTATTATATGGCAACCACAGCGGCTGCCGTTCTGATTGGACTATCACTCGCCCTTTGGTTTGCTCCAGGTAACAACATGACCTTGCCCAATGTGACTGTAGATAAACCGATTATGCCCCATTTTTCCGATGTGTTACTACAAATAGTGCCAAAGAACATTTTTGCCGCTTTCACCGCTGGCGACTTGATGGCCATCTTATTTGTAGCAGTCATTATCGGCATGGCAATTTCGACGATGAAATTCTCCACAGATAAGCAGATGATGGAATACGGAGCATTGATAGACAAGATGTTCACTGCACTTAATATCATGTTCTACAAAATTTTGAGTGGCGTCTTGTTATATGCACCCATCGGAATTTTTGCCATCAGTGCTACTGCATTCGGCAGTCAAGGCTTAGAGACCTTTAAAGCATTACTGACATTTACAGCGGTTTTCTATTTAGGACTCCTAATTCTGTGGGTATTCGTCTATACGAGTTTCTTGAAATTATCCGGTACACCTATCGTTAACTTTTTCAAGCAGACAAAGGATGCCTATACGACCGCCTTTTTCACATCCAGTAGTATCGCCTCTCTTCCTATCGCAATCGAAGCGACAAAAAGAGCCGGTATTTCAGAGAAGACAGCAAATTTTGCTCTTCCTTTGGGTGCCGTGTTCAACTCTGACGGGGGCGCACTTCGCATGGGCGTATCAATTGTCTTTGCTGCAAACATTACAAACCTGAACCTTTCCGTCTCAGATTTTTTCATGATCATTGTGATAGGTACACTGCTGTCAATTGGTACAGCAGGTGTTCCAGCTGCAGGCTTAATTACATTATCGGCCGTTCTAACGATGTTTGGACTACCTCTTGAAGTTGTGGCATTAATCGCTGGTGTGGACGCCATTATCGGCATGGGTGGAACCGCCACCAATGTCGTAGGTGACATGGTCGGTGCCGCGGTAGTAGATCGTACAGAACGAAAGAAACCTGCTTAA
- a CDS encoding C40 family peptidase yields the protein MKKFACSLLLAGTLTFGIAITNTEASTHTVRSGESLWTISKSTKVSIIDLKKWNGLKSDKLYPKQVLKTSQKSSNSSSNNATTKTGTFKAKSNATVYSAAGKNNKIVTTVKKGATVTVSQQKKVGSTVWFHVKVNGKSGWMLASLLTSVSKTPSTSSTASRSVVDEAMKLTGIPYLFGGTTKKGFDCSGFVQYAFKQAGKNISRSSLSQFDQSKKVSSPKPGDLVFFENTYRKGISHVGIYIGNNKFVHSGGKKSEVKSLSDSYWKSKFHSFKRL from the coding sequence ATGAAAAAATTTGCATGTTCACTACTCTTAGCAGGTACCTTAACATTCGGAATCGCAATTACTAATACAGAAGCAAGTACACATACAGTCCGATCTGGGGAGTCGTTATGGACCATTTCAAAATCAACTAAAGTGTCCATAATCGATTTAAAAAAATGGAATGGTTTAAAGTCTGATAAACTATATCCAAAACAAGTCTTGAAAACATCACAAAAAAGCAGCAATTCATCGTCTAACAACGCTACGACAAAGACGGGAACCTTTAAGGCAAAATCCAATGCTACTGTCTATTCCGCTGCTGGAAAAAACAATAAAATTGTTACTACGGTAAAAAAAGGGGCTACGGTGACGGTTTCACAGCAAAAAAAGGTAGGGAGCACTGTTTGGTTTCACGTAAAAGTCAACGGTAAATCCGGCTGGATGCTTGCATCACTTTTGACAAGTGTAAGCAAAACACCTTCTACATCATCGACAGCTTCTCGAAGCGTTGTAGATGAGGCAATGAAACTGACAGGTATACCTTACTTGTTTGGTGGCACGACAAAAAAAGGGTTTGATTGTAGTGGGTTCGTACAATATGCGTTCAAGCAAGCAGGAAAAAACATCTCTCGCTCATCGCTTAGCCAATTTGATCAATCGAAGAAAGTAAGCTCCCCCAAGCCAGGTGATTTAGTCTTTTTCGAAAATACATATCGTAAAGGAATTTCGCATGTTGGCATTTACATTGGCAATAATAAGTTCGTCCACTCTGGAGGCAAGAAATCAGAAGTGAAGAGTTTAAGCGACAGCTATTGGAAATCAAAATTCCATAGTTTTAAACGATTGTAA
- a CDS encoding acyltransferase family protein, which translates to MTDLKKPEKRYRPEIEGIRTIATLLIAVYHIWFGRVSGGVDVFFILSGFLITMSLLSRIERTGAVNLGEFLLGLSRRLFTQALLVIVIIGGLSLVFLPQIEWGEIIKHMTASTLYYENWRLAFDAVDYLAQDNSASPFQHYWSLGVQVQFYIIWPLLIITVYFLAQKVFKTPVRKTFLVALIIIFTGSISYSIYQTNLNQPWAYFDTFARMWEFSVGGLLALILPYLFLNKWINTLLGWIGLLIVCLTGVLLPVSTVFPGYLALVPISGVILMIVASENSTRFGVDRILSLKPLMFLGGLTYGIYLWHWPLLIFYQSYMKTKTVPIIDGVLILIVTLVLSYISTKLIEAPVSKIDIRKMKGKVVALLSVMLCITGISTILVSFYIDNVKAETVVTSLNDKDYPGARAIYDNIEPTKGLEPIPSLLDIKLDLPSFYGQKECLAKDQIEVKKCLYGESENPDYTIALVGGSHSGHWFPALEILAEELNFQLDLYNHDGCRFTNDDSQNHLTEACLEWNENLIEQLKEDPPDLVFTTSTLNKYDTVPVGYIGQWKQLEGITTIFAVRDNPRMKEDIPSCLENADTPLDCAIPRDQGVSKVLPWENTEGIPSNVIFADLTDYFCDDTTCYPVIGNVIVYRDNNHLTAQYVKTLAPALKKPLKEALESLDAK; encoded by the coding sequence ATGACGGACTTAAAAAAGCCTGAGAAGAGGTATCGCCCGGAAATTGAAGGGATTAGAACGATTGCAACTTTACTCATTGCTGTCTATCATATTTGGTTTGGTAGAGTGTCTGGAGGAGTAGATGTATTTTTTATTCTTTCAGGATTTTTAATTACGATGTCTCTTCTATCTCGAATAGAGAGAACGGGCGCAGTAAATCTTGGAGAGTTTCTTTTAGGATTATCTAGAAGGTTATTTACGCAAGCTTTGTTGGTTATTGTTATCATCGGAGGTTTGTCATTAGTGTTTTTACCTCAAATCGAATGGGGCGAAATCATTAAACATATGACTGCGTCTACACTTTATTATGAAAACTGGCGCTTAGCGTTTGATGCAGTTGACTATTTAGCACAAGATAATTCTGCTAGTCCATTTCAGCATTATTGGTCACTTGGTGTGCAAGTACAGTTTTATATTATTTGGCCGCTTTTAATTATAACGGTATATTTCCTCGCACAAAAAGTGTTCAAAACGCCTGTGCGGAAAACGTTTTTAGTCGCTTTGATCATTATTTTTACAGGTTCCATTAGTTATTCGATTTATCAAACAAACCTAAATCAACCATGGGCGTATTTTGATACATTTGCCCGAATGTGGGAATTTAGTGTTGGTGGTTTGTTAGCATTGATTTTACCTTATCTATTTTTGAATAAATGGATAAATACATTGCTCGGCTGGATTGGATTACTCATTGTTTGTCTAACGGGGGTTTTATTACCTGTGTCAACGGTATTCCCAGGATATTTAGCGTTAGTACCTATTAGTGGTGTCATATTAATGATCGTCGCCTCTGAAAATAGTACGCGTTTTGGGGTCGATCGTATTTTAAGTTTAAAGCCACTAATGTTTTTAGGTGGACTTACATACGGCATTTACTTATGGCATTGGCCACTTTTAATATTCTATCAATCCTATATGAAAACGAAGACAGTTCCCATTATTGACGGTGTCTTAATTTTAATCGTGACATTAGTGTTATCATATATTTCGACAAAATTAATTGAAGCGCCCGTATCGAAGATTGATATTAGGAAAATGAAGGGAAAAGTTGTCGCTTTATTGTCAGTGATGCTATGTATTACAGGTATCTCAACAATCCTAGTTTCATTTTATATTGATAACGTGAAGGCAGAAACGGTTGTTACAAGTCTCAATGATAAGGATTATCCTGGTGCGAGGGCTATCTATGACAATATTGAGCCAACTAAAGGACTTGAACCCATTCCATCTCTGCTAGATATTAAGCTAGATTTACCGTCATTTTATGGTCAAAAAGAGTGTTTAGCAAAAGATCAAATTGAAGTAAAGAAATGTCTTTATGGAGAGTCGGAAAATCCGGACTATACAATTGCATTAGTTGGTGGCTCGCATTCAGGACATTGGTTTCCAGCTCTAGAAATTTTGGCCGAGGAGCTTAATTTCCAACTTGATTTGTACAATCATGATGGCTGTCGCTTTACAAACGACGACTCGCAAAATCATTTAACTGAAGCTTGTTTAGAGTGGAATGAGAACTTAATAGAACAATTAAAAGAAGATCCACCTGATTTAGTATTTACGACTTCTACGTTAAATAAGTATGATACAGTTCCGGTCGGATATATCGGTCAGTGGAAGCAACTCGAAGGCATTACGACAATATTCGCGGTGCGAGATAATCCACGTATGAAAGAGGATATTCCGAGTTGTTTAGAAAATGCAGACACCCCATTAGATTGTGCAATTCCACGAGATCAAGGGGTATCGAAAGTATTGCCATGGGAAAATACAGAGGGTATTCCATCTAACGTCATTTTTGCGGATTTGACTGATTATTTCTGTGATGATACAACTTGCTATCCTGTCATTGGGAATGTAATAGTTTATCGCGACAATAACCATCTTACTGCACAGTACGTAAAAACATTAGCTCCAGCTTTAAAGAAACCGTTGAAAGAAGCTTTAGAAAGTCTAGATGCCAAGTAA
- a CDS encoding YjcZ family sporulation protein — protein MSSESCENVCHSGKGSGFEIIVVLFILLIIVGATFIGNSHDDGHCCN, from the coding sequence ATGTCTTCTGAAAGTTGCGAGAATGTTTGTCATTCCGGAAAAGGATCAGGTTTCGAGATAATCGTCGTATTATTCATATTACTCATCATCGTTGGTGCTACTTTTATTGGAAATTCACATGACGACGGCCACTGTTGTAACTAA
- a CDS encoding metallophosphoesterase, with protein MPITTNLLILLALVIYSLLCFYIGYNGWVWLKTTKFAAYKKTYIILMVLLSLSFFIGRFWSWIAIQFIGGFWLVLFGYSLLLLPMINLAVYLLKKKWLFQIGLGTILFFVVLLIFGSYNAWNSVVTTYEVAIDKSATEKELKLVVVSDLHLGGIVGEKHLERLVEEVETLRPDLILIPGDIIDDYIAPYMDKEMGKTLGKLHAPLGVYAVPGNHDYYGNDVDQLVIEMEKIGIRVLADETALVADDFYIVGRKDLAAKSRMTTTELVADLDQNKPLIMMDHQPVEFDEASYNGIDLLLSGHTHRGQLFPANLITRLIFENHYGYLKKDDLHSIVTSGFGTWGPPIRIGSRAEIVEINLKFQN; from the coding sequence ATGCCAATCACAACGAATTTACTGATTTTGCTAGCATTAGTAATCTATTCACTGTTATGTTTTTATATCGGTTACAACGGCTGGGTATGGCTGAAAACGACGAAATTCGCTGCCTACAAGAAGACCTATATCATTCTAATGGTCTTACTTAGTTTGTCCTTTTTCATAGGACGGTTTTGGTCATGGATTGCCATCCAATTCATCGGCGGATTTTGGCTTGTACTATTTGGTTATAGTTTACTACTATTACCCATGATCAATCTCGCCGTCTACCTATTGAAAAAGAAATGGCTTTTTCAAATCGGATTAGGGACAATCTTATTCTTCGTTGTTTTGCTTATCTTTGGTTCGTACAATGCTTGGAATTCGGTTGTCACAACGTATGAGGTGGCCATTGACAAATCAGCAACAGAAAAAGAGTTAAAACTTGTTGTTGTTTCTGATCTTCATCTAGGGGGAATTGTCGGTGAAAAGCATCTTGAACGTTTAGTTGAAGAGGTTGAGACATTACGCCCCGATCTAATCTTAATTCCCGGTGATATAATCGATGACTACATCGCTCCATACATGGATAAAGAGATGGGTAAAACATTGGGTAAACTACATGCACCTCTTGGCGTTTACGCGGTACCGGGGAATCATGATTATTATGGCAATGATGTTGATCAATTAGTCATCGAAATGGAGAAAATCGGCATTCGTGTACTAGCAGACGAAACAGCACTCGTTGCCGATGATTTTTACATCGTTGGGCGAAAGGATCTTGCAGCAAAGAGTAGGATGACAACTACTGAATTAGTTGCCGATTTAGACCAGAACAAACCACTAATTATGATGGATCATCAGCCCGTTGAATTTGACGAGGCAAGTTACAATGGCATAGATTTACTGTTATCGGGTCATACGCATAGAGGTCAACTATTCCCGGCTAATCTAATTACTCGATTAATCTTTGAGAATCATTATGGCTATTTAAAAAAAGATGATCTTCACTCAATTGTAACTTCGGGTTTTGGTACATGGGGACCCCCTATTAGAATCGGTAGCCGTGCTGAAATCGTAGAAATAAATCTCAAATTCCAGAATTGA
- a CDS encoding AAA family ATPase codes for MTHTFSKLEEIKSALNAKFFERENVVEAILIAILARQHMLMIGPAGTAKSALSVELAKIVHGTQYFQWMLTRFSTPEEVFGPLSLKDLEQGVYKRNTATKMPEANLVFLDEIFKANSAILNSLLTLINERLFYNNGAPVQVPLMSVIGASNEYPEEGEGLEALFDRFLLRFEVDYIVDETNFVSMLKGSEQYQQMPSMTLDELVQLQFFTDMVAIPDEVYETLSKIRTELRDEGIRPSDRRFKQSLSVLQAKALINQRHVVMIDDIVILENVLWETVDQKDAVSFIVRSHAQDVVTRALDSIQNEANDVFNYMLQNNSTDVGMEATQKMKALVADLNKLKKHNQSRDADIDALLYKVNSMHQEILDSILEPMDFDTPNEKKALEKGSYGIFFKM; via the coding sequence ATGACTCACACTTTTTCGAAACTAGAGGAAATTAAAAGTGCGCTGAATGCCAAGTTCTTTGAACGTGAAAACGTGGTGGAAGCAATCTTGATAGCGATATTAGCACGTCAACATATGCTCATGATTGGTCCGGCTGGTACTGCGAAATCTGCATTATCCGTAGAACTCGCAAAGATTGTACATGGGACACAATACTTTCAATGGATGCTGACAAGATTCAGTACACCTGAGGAGGTATTCGGTCCATTATCGCTAAAAGACCTAGAGCAGGGAGTGTACAAGCGCAATACGGCAACAAAAATGCCAGAGGCAAATTTGGTGTTTCTGGATGAAATATTTAAAGCGAACAGCGCCATTTTAAACAGTTTACTCACCCTAATTAATGAACGGCTCTTCTATAATAACGGAGCACCAGTTCAAGTTCCCTTAATGTCTGTTATAGGTGCTTCGAATGAATATCCCGAAGAAGGGGAGGGGCTTGAAGCACTATTCGATCGTTTCCTTTTGCGATTTGAGGTTGACTATATTGTAGATGAAACGAATTTTGTTTCTATGTTGAAAGGTTCTGAGCAATATCAGCAAATGCCTTCCATGACGCTGGACGAATTAGTGCAACTTCAGTTTTTCACGGACATGGTAGCCATTCCTGATGAAGTATACGAGACCCTTTCTAAGATTCGTACAGAGTTGAGGGATGAAGGGATTCGCCCTTCAGATCGGCGCTTCAAGCAGTCATTAAGCGTCCTACAAGCAAAAGCGTTGATTAACCAAAGGCACGTCGTAATGATAGATGATATTGTCATCCTTGAAAATGTCCTATGGGAAACCGTGGACCAAAAAGATGCAGTGTCTTTCATTGTTCGTAGCCACGCACAAGATGTTGTTACTCGGGCACTCGATTCCATACAAAATGAAGCAAATGATGTGTTCAATTACATGCTGCAGAATAATTCGACAGATGTTGGAATGGAAGCGACTCAAAAGATGAAAGCCTTAGTGGCTGATTTGAATAAGCTAAAAAAACACAATCAAAGTCGGGATGCCGATATCGATGCATTACTTTATAAAGTGAATTCGATGCATCAAGAAATCCTCGACAGTATTTTAGAACCGATGGATTTCGACACTCCTAATGAAAAGAAAGCACTCGAGAAAGGGTCCTATGGCATCTTTTTCAAAATGTGA